A single Henriciella sp. AS95 DNA region contains:
- the otsB gene encoding trehalose-phosphatase gives MKNLPRLTSNSALFLDFDGTLAPIQDDPDTVAMPAETLAALTRLQPKFEAICIISGRDIRDLSSRVPTSHWRAGGHGLEICKPGETPAPSGTTAPRPLSNAIEMVVRGLDGVRIEHKGPVIAVHYRQAPDLGDMLLARLTDTVNVQPDYKVQAGKMVIEAKPIHANKGRALEWLMQQPPFAGHSPIMVGDDTTDEDAFSAANRLGGTSIKVGDGPTEAQHRLDSPKGVADWLSEQGQE, from the coding sequence ATGAAAAATCTGCCGCGCCTGACGAGCAATTCAGCGCTCTTCCTCGACTTCGACGGAACCCTCGCACCTATTCAGGATGATCCTGACACGGTCGCCATGCCAGCCGAAACCCTCGCCGCACTAACCCGGCTACAACCCAAATTCGAAGCGATCTGCATTATAAGCGGCCGCGATATTCGCGACCTCTCATCGCGTGTGCCGACGTCGCATTGGCGGGCGGGCGGACACGGCCTTGAAATCTGCAAGCCGGGCGAAACGCCAGCCCCGTCGGGCACGACGGCCCCACGCCCGCTCAGCAATGCCATCGAGATGGTTGTGCGCGGCCTCGACGGCGTGCGCATTGAGCATAAAGGACCAGTGATTGCTGTTCACTACCGGCAGGCGCCTGATCTTGGAGATATGCTTCTGGCGCGTCTGACCGACACCGTGAATGTCCAGCCGGACTACAAGGTCCAGGCCGGCAAGATGGTGATCGAGGCAAAGCCCATCCACGCCAATAAAGGCCGCGCGCTCGAGTGGCTGATGCAACAGCCGCCCTTCGCCGGGCACAGCCCCATCATGGTTGGCGACGACACCACTGACGAAGACGCATTCTCCGCCGCCAACAGGCTTGGCGGCACATCGATCAAGGTTGGCGACGGTCCAACCGAAGCACAGCACCGGCTGGACTCTCCGAAAGGCGTGGCCGACTGGCTCAGCGAACAGGGGCAAGAATGA
- a CDS encoding trehalose-6-phosphate synthase, with protein MGRLIAISNRTAADASARAGGLAVAVWESLKSTGGMWVGWSGNISDEVPAEPEVFTDEGVEFVVTDLTEEEHDGYYLQYANRVIWPIFHYRVDLAHFANPDFAAYAGVNARISSLVAPRLKEGDSVWVHDYHFLLMGDYLRQSGWTGPIGFFLHIPFPAPEIFKTLPEHDTIARAMSQFSVLGFQSKTDRGNFVRYLVENCDATDEGDGWISVFGRRIRANAYPIGIEAESFAKGAISEVANTAASRIGKFLGGRQLVLGVDRMDYSKGLPQRFEAVGELFDHFPKMRGKVSFTQIAPPSRSKVEEYRDLRTQLDGLAGRINGDYGDLDWIPIRYLARSYERRELAGLYRIARACLVTPLRDGMNLVAKEFVMAQDPDDPGVLILSEFAGAAEQLSDTLIVNPHDTYRVAEVLNKALTMPLEERQERWEKLRKTVVEQDISWWREKFLRDLGVESA; from the coding sequence ATGGGAAGACTGATCGCGATTTCGAACCGCACCGCCGCCGATGCGAGCGCCCGCGCCGGCGGTCTCGCCGTTGCTGTGTGGGAATCACTGAAATCAACGGGCGGCATGTGGGTTGGCTGGTCTGGCAACATCTCTGATGAAGTCCCCGCCGAGCCGGAAGTCTTCACCGATGAGGGCGTCGAATTCGTCGTTACCGACCTCACTGAGGAAGAACATGACGGCTACTACCTGCAATATGCCAACCGCGTCATCTGGCCGATCTTCCACTACCGGGTCGATCTTGCCCATTTCGCCAATCCCGACTTCGCCGCCTATGCTGGCGTAAATGCCCGCATTTCGAGCCTGGTCGCACCGCGCCTGAAAGAAGGCGACAGTGTCTGGGTACATGACTACCATTTCCTGCTCATGGGCGACTATCTGCGCCAGAGCGGCTGGACGGGCCCGATCGGTTTTTTCCTGCACATCCCGTTTCCTGCGCCTGAAATCTTCAAGACGCTGCCAGAGCACGACACGATCGCCCGCGCGATGAGCCAGTTCAGCGTGCTGGGTTTCCAGTCGAAAACGGACCGGGGAAACTTCGTTCGCTATCTCGTAGAGAACTGCGACGCCACGGATGAAGGTGATGGCTGGATCAGCGTATTCGGCCGCCGTATTCGTGCGAATGCCTACCCGATCGGCATTGAAGCGGAATCCTTCGCGAAAGGCGCCATAAGCGAAGTCGCCAACACGGCGGCGTCCCGCATCGGTAAATTCCTCGGCGGGCGCCAGCTCGTCCTCGGCGTTGACCGGATGGACTATTCGAAGGGCCTGCCGCAGCGGTTTGAGGCCGTCGGCGAACTGTTCGACCATTTCCCCAAGATGCGAGGCAAGGTCTCGTTCACGCAGATCGCGCCGCCGTCGCGGTCCAAGGTCGAAGAGTATCGCGACCTGCGCACACAGCTGGACGGCCTCGCCGGGCGCATCAATGGTGACTATGGCGACCTCGACTGGATCCCTATCCGCTATCTCGCCCGTTCCTATGAACGCCGCGAACTGGCAGGGCTCTACCGGATCGCCCGCGCCTGCCTCGTCACGCCGCTGCGTGACGGCATGAACCTCGTAGCCAAGGAGTTCGTCATGGCGCAGGATCCGGATGATCCGGGCGTGCTCATTTTGTCGGAATTTGCAGGCGCAGCCGAACAGCTGTCCGATACGCTGATCGTCAATCCGCACGACACCTATCGCGTCGCAGAAGTGCTGAACAAGGCGCTCACAATGCCGCTGGAAGAACGCCAGGAACGGTGGGAGAAGCTTCGCAAAACCGTCGTTGAACAGGACATCTCGTGGTGGCGGGAGAAATTCCTGCGTGATCTTGGCGTGGAATCTGCTTGA
- a CDS encoding DPP IV N-terminal domain-containing protein produces MTHRFSAIAALFFAMAGLSLTLAPAHARQQGTAMPSQELTIERLYASPSLNGPTPTGVKYSPDGQRVTFLKAREDDSSRYDLWQFDVASGEQSMLVDSKLLDPDEVELSEEEKALRERKRIAGRKGIVSYDWGTADTILVPLGGDLHLVTLTDSGPKTRQLTDTEAYEYDARISPDGQYVSFVRDGAVFAVDLETSEEMQLTPDAEPENAISYGVAEFVAQEEMSRYTGYWWSPDARYIAYTKVDESTVDVIERFDIKAAETTVIDQRYPRAGRPNAVVDLFVRDLETGKVTEIDWRMEDFGPATDQYLVRVNWTGERLTYQLMGRDQSVKRWRSVAAPTWSDPIDLPVEHHRDWTNLSNDLSTTGDKIVFTSEYPGGFRHLYTVTTDGEMSEGVTRGDWAVSAIEGIDRKNNLVFFTGFKDTPLEKHLYVQRIVSHTYDKCPACANWQPGDGPPPVRLTEPGKSWSVTMSPDGASYVATSSSPDQPPQTGLYRVSVPDGEPRFMPDYDDNPAATAVIPLAQLDISAERIAWIEENALDADHPYAPYLDAHAVPEFGTLEAEDGQTLYYSILKPADFDPSKKYPVIIEVYGGPHVQTVDRDWESLSDQYLTRQGYIVFRLDNRGSYNRGKRFEAPIYRQTGGPEVRDQLLGVDWLKSQPFVDADRIAIQGWSYGGYMTLMTILQAPEGTFAAAAAGAPVTDWSLYDTFYTERYMNTPQDNPDGYEKSSVLWQFDQLAHDMPPLLLMHGMADDNVTFDNTTRLMAAMQEAGQMFELMTYPGQRHGIRGQALQTHLMKTRMAFLNRHLKPGTSE; encoded by the coding sequence ATGACCCATAGATTCTCCGCGATCGCCGCCCTGTTTTTCGCAATGGCCGGCCTGTCGCTCACCCTCGCACCTGCCCATGCCCGCCAGCAAGGAACTGCCATGCCCTCACAAGAGCTGACAATCGAACGGCTATACGCCTCCCCATCCCTGAACGGACCAACGCCGACGGGCGTGAAGTATTCTCCGGATGGACAGCGCGTCACCTTCCTGAAAGCGCGCGAAGACGACAGCAGCCGTTACGATCTCTGGCAGTTCGATGTGGCCAGCGGCGAACAGTCGATGCTGGTCGATTCAAAACTGCTGGACCCCGATGAGGTCGAACTATCCGAAGAGGAAAAAGCGCTGCGCGAACGCAAGCGCATTGCCGGGCGCAAGGGCATTGTCAGCTATGACTGGGGCACGGCAGATACAATCCTCGTCCCGCTCGGCGGGGATCTCCACCTCGTCACCCTGACCGACAGCGGGCCAAAGACCCGCCAGCTCACCGACACCGAGGCCTATGAATACGATGCCCGCATCTCGCCCGATGGCCAATATGTCTCCTTCGTGCGCGACGGCGCGGTGTTCGCGGTCGATCTCGAAACCAGCGAGGAGATGCAGCTTACACCCGATGCCGAGCCGGAAAACGCCATCTCATACGGCGTCGCCGAATTCGTCGCGCAGGAAGAGATGAGCCGCTACACCGGCTACTGGTGGAGCCCGGATGCGCGTTACATCGCCTACACGAAAGTGGACGAAAGCACTGTCGACGTGATCGAGCGCTTCGACATCAAGGCCGCAGAAACCACCGTCATTGACCAGCGCTATCCTCGCGCCGGGCGCCCGAACGCCGTGGTCGACCTCTTCGTGCGCGACCTGGAAACAGGCAAGGTTACCGAGATCGACTGGCGAATGGAAGATTTCGGCCCGGCAACGGACCAGTATCTCGTCCGCGTCAACTGGACCGGCGAACGGCTGACCTATCAGCTGATGGGCCGGGACCAGTCAGTCAAACGCTGGCGTAGTGTCGCTGCGCCAACCTGGTCCGACCCAATCGACCTGCCCGTCGAGCACCATCGCGACTGGACCAATCTTTCGAATGATCTCTCGACGACCGGTGACAAGATCGTTTTCACAAGTGAATATCCGGGCGGTTTCCGCCACCTCTACACCGTGACAACAGACGGCGAGATGAGTGAAGGCGTGACACGCGGCGACTGGGCTGTCTCTGCCATCGAAGGCATCGACCGAAAGAACAATCTCGTCTTCTTCACCGGCTTCAAGGATACGCCGCTGGAAAAGCACCTCTACGTCCAGCGCATCGTGTCGCACACCTATGACAAGTGCCCGGCCTGCGCGAACTGGCAGCCCGGCGACGGTCCTCCACCCGTTCGCCTTACCGAGCCCGGCAAGAGCTGGTCAGTGACGATGTCGCCGGATGGAGCCTCTTATGTGGCCACATCGTCTTCGCCTGATCAGCCCCCGCAAACGGGTCTCTACCGGGTGAGCGTTCCGGACGGCGAACCGCGCTTCATGCCTGACTATGATGATAATCCGGCGGCGACCGCCGTCATCCCCCTCGCCCAGCTCGACATCTCGGCCGAGCGCATCGCCTGGATTGAGGAAAATGCGCTCGACGCGGACCACCCATACGCGCCTTATCTCGACGCTCACGCCGTGCCGGAATTCGGCACGCTGGAAGCCGAGGACGGCCAGACCCTCTACTATTCCATCCTCAAGCCGGCAGACTTCGACCCGTCGAAAAAATACCCCGTCATCATCGAGGTCTATGGCGGCCCGCACGTCCAGACGGTCGACCGCGACTGGGAGAGCCTGTCAGACCAGTACCTCACCCGCCAGGGGTACATCGTCTTCCGGCTCGACAATCGCGGCTCATACAATCGTGGCAAGCGGTTCGAGGCGCCGATCTATCGCCAGACTGGCGGGCCCGAAGTGCGTGACCAGCTGCTCGGTGTCGACTGGTTGAAGTCGCAGCCCTTCGTCGATGCAGACCGGATCGCGATCCAGGGCTGGTCCTATGGCGGCTACATGACGCTGATGACGATCCTGCAGGCCCCGGAAGGCACGTTTGCCGCCGCTGCCGCAGGCGCGCCGGTCACCGACTGGTCGCTTTACGACACGTTCTACACCGAGCGCTACATGAACACACCGCAGGACAATCCGGACGGCTATGAGAAATCATCCGTGCTCTGGCAGTTCGATCAGCTCGCCCATGACATGCCGCCGCTCCTGCTGATGCACGGCATGGCCGACGACAATGTCACTTTCGACAATACGACCCGCCTCATGGCCGCCATGCAGGAAGCCGGGCAGATGTTCGAGCTGATGACCTATCCCGGACAACGTCACGGCATCCGGGGACAGGCGCTTCAGACACACCTCATGAAAACGCGAATGGCATTTCTCAACCGGCACCTGAAACCGGGCACGTCAGAATGA
- the ettA gene encoding energy-dependent translational throttle protein EttA, with translation MAGQQYVFNMQGLTKTYPGGKKVFENIHLSFLPDAKIGVVGVNGAGKSTLLRIMAGQDKEFNGEANAGPGVKVGYLPQEPKLDPSMTVFENIASQCPEKQLVDKFNEISMKLGEEYTDELMEEMTALQEQVDSADAWDIDSKIEMAMVALGCPEGDASVDNLSGGEIRRVAICQLLLSKPDMILMDEPTNHLDAETVAWLQNYLINFPGCVILVTHDRYFLDEITDWILELDRGRGIPYKGNYSDWVEQKAKRMEQESREDAGKKRTLAKELEWVRAGAKARQTKSKARIQSYEQRAAEAEREKVSTAQIRIPPGPRLGNVVIEAEDLRKAFGDNLLIEDLTFKLPPGGIVGVIGPNGAGKSTLFKMILGLEEPDDGSIRVGDTVKLGYVDQSRDKLDDKKNVWEEISDGLDVIELGGIEVSSRAYTGAFNFKGSDQQKKVGLLSGGERNRVHLAKMLRQGANCLLLDEPTNDLDVETLQALEEGLDGFPGCAVVISHDRWFLDRMATHILAFEGDSHVEWFEGDFSSYLEDKKRRLGPDAVEPKKLKFKKFARS, from the coding sequence ATGGCCGGTCAACAATACGTCTTCAACATGCAAGGTCTCACCAAGACGTATCCGGGTGGGAAGAAGGTGTTCGAGAATATTCACCTGTCTTTCCTGCCGGATGCAAAGATCGGTGTGGTCGGCGTCAACGGTGCCGGTAAGTCGACCCTGCTGCGCATCATGGCCGGGCAGGACAAGGAATTTAACGGCGAGGCCAATGCCGGGCCGGGCGTGAAAGTCGGCTACCTGCCGCAGGAGCCGAAGCTCGATCCGTCCATGACCGTGTTCGAGAACATCGCCAGCCAGTGCCCGGAAAAGCAGCTGGTCGACAAGTTCAACGAGATCTCGATGAAGCTCGGCGAGGAATACACTGACGAGCTGATGGAAGAGATGACGGCGCTTCAGGAGCAGGTCGACAGCGCCGACGCCTGGGACATCGATTCCAAGATCGAGATGGCGATGGTTGCGCTCGGCTGCCCGGAAGGGGATGCGAGCGTCGACAACCTCTCGGGTGGTGAAATCCGCCGCGTCGCGATCTGTCAGCTGCTTCTGTCGAAGCCCGACATGATCCTGATGGACGAACCGACCAACCACCTCGACGCCGAGACGGTCGCCTGGCTGCAGAACTATCTGATCAATTTTCCGGGCTGCGTCATCCTGGTGACCCACGACCGCTATTTCCTCGACGAAATCACTGACTGGATCCTCGAGCTCGATCGCGGCCGCGGCATTCCCTACAAGGGCAACTATTCCGACTGGGTTGAGCAGAAAGCCAAGCGGATGGAGCAGGAATCCCGCGAGGATGCCGGCAAGAAGCGCACGCTGGCCAAGGAACTTGAATGGGTCCGGGCTGGCGCAAAGGCGCGTCAGACCAAATCCAAAGCCCGTATCCAGTCCTATGAACAGCGCGCGGCAGAGGCTGAGCGCGAGAAGGTCTCGACGGCCCAGATCCGCATTCCGCCCGGCCCGCGCCTCGGCAATGTGGTGATCGAGGCCGAAGACCTGCGCAAGGCGTTCGGCGACAATTTGCTGATCGAGGACCTGACCTTCAAACTGCCGCCCGGCGGTATCGTTGGTGTGATCGGTCCGAACGGGGCGGGTAAATCGACCCTGTTCAAGATGATCCTTGGGCTGGAAGAGCCCGACGATGGCTCGATCCGTGTCGGCGATACGGTGAAGCTCGGCTATGTCGACCAGTCCCGTGACAAGCTCGATGACAAGAAGAATGTCTGGGAAGAGATTTCCGATGGGCTCGACGTGATCGAGCTGGGCGGTATCGAGGTCAGCTCGCGGGCCTATACCGGCGCGTTCAACTTCAAGGGCTCCGACCAGCAGAAGAAAGTCGGGCTGCTGTCCGGCGGTGAGCGCAACCGTGTGCATCTGGCCAAGATGCTGCGCCAGGGCGCCAACTGCCTGCTGCTCGACGAACCGACCAACGATCTCGACGTCGAAACCTTGCAGGCGCTTGAGGAAGGCCTCGACGGCTTTCCGGGCTGCGCGGTGGTGATCTCGCACGATCGCTGGTTCCTTGACCGCATGGCGACGCACATCCTGGCGTTTGAAGGCGATAGCCATGTCGAATGGTTCGAGGGTGATTTCTCGTCCTATCTTGAAGACAAGAAGCGCCGTCTCGGCCCGGATGCTGTCGAGCCGAAGAAGCTCAAATTCAAGAAATTTGCACGCAGCTAG
- a CDS encoding phosphatase PAP2 family protein, which produces MTRSVSARRAFLTSAVFLALLAGLAALVLQTRAVWGFDQMVIDTIMATRNAASNWIVVLVTLFGDGTALTLIGIGIVVALALRAAWWPAVGCAVVFLSTPFIVKAIKLLVGRDRPVADLYSGVESFSFPSGHMTNSMVIYGALALFAARALDGVWRGVVLAGLAVLIVSIGASRVYLGAHWPSDVIAAMLLASAMLSVIWWTFSKSPPATEFLKAFLLVAAFTAAVWAVYSFMTLEVALNHYSLDVTPEGTIELDSE; this is translated from the coding sequence ATGACAAGATCTGTTTCTGCCCGCCGCGCCTTTCTGACCTCAGCTGTCTTCCTCGCCCTGCTCGCAGGGCTGGCGGCACTCGTGCTGCAGACACGAGCGGTGTGGGGCTTCGACCAGATGGTCATAGATACCATCATGGCGACGCGGAACGCGGCGAGTAACTGGATTGTCGTCCTGGTTACCCTGTTTGGTGACGGCACCGCGCTCACTCTGATCGGGATCGGAATTGTCGTGGCGCTTGCCCTGCGTGCGGCCTGGTGGCCGGCCGTCGGGTGCGCTGTTGTTTTCCTGTCGACACCTTTCATCGTAAAGGCGATCAAGCTGCTTGTCGGGCGCGATCGGCCGGTCGCTGATCTCTATTCCGGCGTTGAGAGTTTCAGCTTCCCGTCCGGCCATATGACAAATTCGATGGTCATCTATGGCGCGCTTGCCCTGTTCGCGGCGCGGGCGCTGGATGGGGTCTGGCGGGGCGTGGTGCTTGCCGGTCTTGCCGTGCTGATCGTCTCGATCGGTGCCTCGCGGGTCTATCTCGGCGCGCACTGGCCGAGCGATGTCATCGCGGCCATGCTGCTCGCCTCGGCCATGCTGTCGGTCATCTGGTGGACGTTTTCCAAATCGCCGCCTGCCACTGAGTTTTTGAAGGCTTTTCTGCTCGTCGCAGCGTTCACAGCAGCGGTTTGGGCCGTCTACAGTTTTATGACACTAGAAGTCGCCCTCAATCACTATAGCTTGGATGTCACACCTGAAGGCACGATCGAGCTGGATTCCGAATAG
- a CDS encoding GGDEF domain-containing protein produces the protein MSSDPDLPEESVSHTPQSSPASGADEFYTPADGFYENIVTLLRNMLGVESATISVTDGQQRWLKVSSGLNSEDIYNDVQFYAGVPILSVNKEIVGTLSALDSRNLTLAPGQVQALDDISRVITDFYELRQLAANDGLTGLLTRRAFEDEGNRVAQLSARHRHTLHIVSFDVDHFKSINDTYGHAAGDKVLKAISKASMSQLRQSDVFGRLGGEEFGVLLPETDEKGAILVAEKLRVAIGSLRFEFAGKTMGVTASFGIATQKDRKYDLPTLLNRADAAMYKAKQTGRNRCVTWGDNADVVQRVVRRRVLKAGQITFAGSHASIDCTVRSLGQEGAGLDLVTTSNVPDEFRLVIRSENLRVGCRVLTRTRTHLEVEFL, from the coding sequence ATGTCGTCAGATCCAGACCTTCCGGAAGAAAGCGTGTCACACACGCCGCAATCGTCCCCGGCCAGCGGCGCCGACGAGTTCTATACTCCAGCCGATGGCTTCTACGAGAACATTGTCACGCTGCTGAGGAACATGCTCGGCGTCGAGTCCGCCACAATATCCGTGACGGATGGCCAGCAGCGGTGGTTGAAAGTGTCTTCCGGGCTCAATTCGGAAGACATCTATAACGACGTGCAATTCTACGCGGGCGTCCCGATCCTGTCGGTCAACAAGGAGATTGTTGGCACCTTGTCGGCGCTCGACTCCAGAAACCTGACGCTGGCACCCGGCCAGGTCCAGGCGCTCGATGATATCAGCCGCGTCATCACAGATTTCTATGAGCTGCGACAGCTTGCGGCCAATGATGGTTTGACCGGCTTGCTGACCCGGCGCGCCTTCGAGGACGAGGGTAACCGTGTGGCGCAGCTCAGTGCTCGCCATCGTCACACGTTGCACATCGTCAGTTTTGATGTCGACCACTTCAAATCGATCAACGACACGTACGGGCATGCTGCCGGAGACAAGGTTCTCAAGGCGATCTCAAAGGCCAGCATGTCTCAACTCCGACAGAGCGACGTTTTTGGCCGGCTTGGAGGTGAGGAGTTTGGCGTCCTCTTGCCCGAGACTGACGAGAAGGGGGCAATCCTGGTTGCCGAGAAGTTGCGCGTTGCGATCGGATCCCTACGGTTCGAGTTCGCCGGCAAGACGATGGGGGTGACGGCCAGCTTTGGTATCGCAACGCAAAAGGATCGCAAATACGACCTGCCAACCCTGCTCAACCGCGCGGATGCAGCCATGTACAAAGCCAAGCAGACAGGCCGCAATCGCTGCGTCACCTGGGGCGATAATGCCGATGTGGTTCAGCGCGTTGTTCGCCGCCGGGTGCTCAAAGCCGGGCAGATTACCTTTGCCGGCTCGCACGCATCCATTGACTGCACGGTCCGCTCGCTCGGCCAGGAGGGGGCGGGACTGGACCTTGTGACGACCTCAAATGTGCCAGATGAGTTCAGGCTCGTGATCCGGTCGGAGAATTTGCGCGTTGGTTGCCGCGTGCTGACGCGCACCCGTACGCATCTGGAAGTCGAGTTCCTGTAG
- a CDS encoding VOC family protein — protein sequence MTKLRLRQLVIAAPGPEVADDLRKVFQLGKPFHDKAVAEFGLKNSVFSIGDQFIEVVWPVKDDAPLHRFLERNGGAGGYMVIFETDDIDAARTRLDGAGIRRVWNIDLDDIAASHIHPADVGAAIISIDETRPWGSWRWGGPKWKDEAVEGELSGAILESPDPNGLASRWAAALGIPATTHPDVTRIALDDDQTLIFQKGEKTMLEGFCVSLQSAMKALERADDLGLKSQGDTVWVGGVRFVLNND from the coding sequence ATGACAAAACTTCGCCTGCGCCAACTCGTTATCGCCGCTCCGGGTCCAGAGGTCGCCGACGACCTCCGCAAGGTTTTTCAGCTGGGAAAGCCGTTCCACGACAAAGCTGTTGCCGAGTTCGGACTGAAGAATTCGGTGTTCTCCATCGGCGACCAGTTCATCGAAGTGGTCTGGCCGGTGAAAGACGACGCCCCCCTCCATCGCTTTCTCGAGCGCAATGGCGGCGCGGGCGGCTATATGGTGATCTTCGAAACCGACGATATCGATGCGGCCCGCACTCGCCTCGATGGCGCCGGCATTCGCCGCGTCTGGAATATCGATCTCGACGACATAGCCGCCAGCCATATTCACCCGGCTGACGTTGGCGCCGCGATCATCTCAATCGACGAGACACGGCCCTGGGGCAGCTGGCGCTGGGGTGGTCCGAAATGGAAAGACGAAGCCGTTGAAGGCGAGCTTTCCGGCGCCATCCTTGAATCGCCCGATCCGAACGGTCTTGCGTCGCGCTGGGCCGCCGCGCTCGGCATCCCCGCCACCACCCACCCGGATGTCACCCGCATCGCGCTTGATGACGACCAGACCCTCATCTTCCAGAAAGGCGAAAAGACAATGCTGGAAGGCTTTTGCGTCAGCTTGCAGAGTGCGATGAAGGCCCTCGAACGCGCCGATGATCTTGGCCTCAAAAGTCAGGGCGATACGGTCTGGGTCGGCGGTGTGCGTTTTGTGCTGAATAACGACTAG
- a CDS encoding cytochrome c: MKQVWMVPLLVVGAFAMTACNAPAEDGDIATPAQTQRAELIGQGETIAQDLCSGCHAVGTEGESPHTDAIPFRQISWKYPVESLAEPLSEGIMVGHPDMPEWQFEPKDSNALIAYIESIQEPQET; encoded by the coding sequence ATGAAACAGGTCTGGATGGTCCCGCTTCTGGTGGTCGGTGCGTTCGCCATGACGGCGTGCAACGCCCCTGCTGAAGACGGCGATATAGCTACCCCCGCGCAGACGCAGCGAGCCGAGCTGATCGGGCAGGGCGAGACGATTGCGCAGGATCTCTGCTCTGGCTGTCATGCGGTTGGCACAGAGGGCGAGAGTCCGCACACGGATGCCATTCCGTTCCGGCAGATATCCTGGAAATACCCGGTCGAAAGTCTCGCTGAGCCGCTGTCCGAAGGCATCATGGTCGGCCACCCGGACATGCCGGAATGGCAATTCGAGCCGAAGGATTCCAACGCGCTCATCGCTTATATCGAAAGCATCCAGGAACCGCAGGAAACCTGA
- a CDS encoding GFA family protein — MTKTGGCLCGKVRYEIEGEPMFTALCHCTNCQKQGGAAFSVNLLVNEAQLTVEGDLKTFEDKGDSGNNVYRKFCGNCGSPNVSELEAFPGMVAVKGGTLNDASRLNPTVQTYCDSKQDWVSLPESITAFAKSPPAG; from the coding sequence ATGACCAAGACCGGGGGATGCCTGTGCGGCAAGGTCCGCTACGAGATTGAGGGCGAGCCGATGTTTACCGCGCTCTGCCATTGTACCAATTGCCAGAAGCAGGGCGGGGCCGCGTTTTCGGTGAATTTGTTGGTCAATGAAGCGCAGCTCACCGTTGAGGGTGACCTCAAGACCTTTGAGGACAAGGGCGACAGCGGCAACAATGTGTACCGGAAGTTCTGCGGCAATTGCGGCTCTCCGAACGTCTCGGAACTGGAGGCATTTCCAGGCATGGTCGCCGTGAAAGGCGGCACGCTGAATGATGCATCACGCCTGAATCCAACCGTGCAGACCTATTGCGACAGCAAGCAGGACTGGGTGAGCCTGCCGGAGAGTATCACGGCGTTTGCGAAGTCCCCGCCTGCGGGCTGA